A genome region from Dickeya dadantii NCPPB 898 includes the following:
- a CDS encoding pyridoxal phosphate-dependent aminotransferase, giving the protein MSPIEKSKKLENVCYDIRGPVLKEAKRLEEEGNKVLKLNIGNPAPFGFDAPDEILVDVIRNLPTAQGYCDSKGLYSARKAIVQHYQARDMRDITLEDVYIGNGVSELIVQSMQALLNTGDEMLVPAPDYPLWTAAVSLSSGHAVHYRCDEESGWFPDLDDIRSKITPRTRGIVIINPNNPTGAVYSKELLLEVVEIARQHSLIIFADEIYDKILYDDAQHHSIAALAPDLLTVTFNGLSKTYRVAGFRQGWMVLNGPKKHARGYIEGLEMLASMRLCANVPMQHAIQTALGGYQSISEFIHPGGRLYEQRNRAWELINQIPGVSCVKPSGALYMFPKVDAKRFNIHDDQKLVLDLLLQEKVLLVQGTAFNWPEPDHLRIVTLPRVDELEMAINKFGRFLEGYHQ; this is encoded by the coding sequence ATGTCACCAATAGAAAAATCGAAAAAACTGGAAAACGTTTGTTACGATATTCGTGGTCCAGTACTAAAAGAAGCAAAACGGCTGGAAGAAGAAGGCAATAAGGTACTCAAACTGAACATCGGCAACCCGGCGCCTTTCGGGTTCGATGCGCCGGATGAAATTCTGGTGGATGTCATCCGCAATCTGCCGACTGCGCAAGGCTACTGCGACTCCAAAGGGCTCTATTCCGCCCGCAAAGCCATCGTACAGCACTATCAGGCCCGCGATATGCGCGACATCACGCTGGAAGACGTCTACATCGGCAACGGTGTTTCCGAACTGATCGTCCAGTCGATGCAGGCGTTGCTGAATACCGGTGACGAAATGCTGGTACCGGCACCGGATTATCCGTTGTGGACCGCGGCCGTGTCGCTTTCCAGCGGCCATGCCGTGCATTATCGCTGTGACGAAGAGTCAGGCTGGTTCCCGGATCTGGATGACATTCGCAGTAAGATCACTCCTCGCACCCGCGGGATCGTGATCATTAACCCCAATAACCCTACCGGGGCGGTATACAGCAAAGAACTGCTGCTGGAAGTGGTTGAGATTGCCCGTCAGCATAGCCTGATTATTTTTGCCGACGAGATTTACGACAAGATCCTCTACGATGACGCCCAGCATCATTCTATTGCTGCGCTGGCGCCTGATCTCTTAACCGTCACCTTCAACGGTCTGTCCAAAACCTATCGCGTAGCCGGATTCCGTCAGGGCTGGATGGTGCTGAACGGACCGAAAAAACACGCTCGCGGCTACATTGAAGGGCTGGAGATGCTGGCGTCGATGCGTCTGTGCGCCAACGTGCCGATGCAACACGCGATTCAGACGGCGCTGGGCGGTTACCAAAGCATCAGCGAATTCATTCATCCAGGCGGACGTCTGTACGAACAGCGTAATCGCGCCTGGGAATTGATCAACCAGATTCCCGGCGTATCCTGCGTTAAACCGAGCGGGGCGCTGTACATGTTTCCCAAGGTCGACGCCAAACGCTTCAACATTCATGACGACCAAAAGCTGGTGCTGGACCTGCTGCTGCAGGAAAAAGTACTGCTGGTGCAAGGTACCGCGTTCAACTGGCCGGAGCCGGACCACCTGCGTATCGTCACCCTGCCGCGTGTGGACGAGCTGGAAATGGCGATCAACAAATTCGGCCGCTTCCTGGAAGGTTATCACCAGTAG
- a CDS encoding SLC13 family permease, translating into MLSSSLVWVVMLLLIAIVLFATGKLRMDVIALLVIVAFVLSGTLTLQEALIGFSDPNVFLIAALFVIGEGLVRTGVAYQVGDWLMRVAGQSETRMLILLMCTVALLGAFMSSTGVVAIFIPVVLNVAARMKTTPARLMMPLAFAGLISGMMTLVATPPNMVVSSELMRTGMAGFSFFSVTPIGVVVLLIGIAYMLVARFWLTVTDSDNPKEGWKRKTFRDLIREYRLTGRARRLAIRTGSPLIGQRLDDLQLRQRYGANVVGIERWQKFRRIMVSVSGNSELRLNDVLLIDMSASDVDLREFCATQRLEPMVLRGEYFSEQARDVGMAEVSLIPDSGLLGKTLQEASFRSRYGLTVVGIRRDGEALEGTLADEALKLGDILLVIGDWKNIRLLHQHKHHFIVLNLPAEVDEVAPASNQAPHALFCLALMVAMMLTDEIPNAIAALIACLLMGQFRCIDMESAYRAMHWPSLILIVGMMPFALALQQTGGVALVVKGLMEIGGDAGPHMMLVCLFLLCALTGLFISNTATAVLMAPIAIAAAEQMQVSPYPFAMIIAIAASAAFMTPVSSPVNTLVLAPGGYRFSDFVRVGVPFTLLVMGVSVVMVPWLYPF; encoded by the coding sequence ATGTTGAGCAGTTCGCTTGTCTGGGTTGTCATGCTGTTATTGATCGCCATTGTGTTGTTTGCTACCGGTAAATTGCGCATGGATGTGATCGCGTTGCTGGTGATTGTGGCGTTTGTGCTAAGCGGCACGCTGACGTTACAGGAGGCGCTGATCGGTTTCAGCGATCCGAACGTATTCCTGATCGCCGCGCTGTTTGTGATCGGCGAAGGTCTGGTGCGAACCGGGGTGGCTTATCAAGTCGGCGACTGGTTGATGCGCGTGGCCGGCCAGAGCGAAACCCGTATGCTGATTCTGCTGATGTGCACCGTAGCGCTGCTGGGCGCTTTCATGAGTTCGACCGGCGTGGTGGCTATTTTTATTCCGGTAGTGCTGAACGTCGCCGCACGAATGAAAACCACCCCGGCCCGCCTGATGATGCCGCTGGCTTTCGCCGGGTTGATCAGCGGCATGATGACGCTGGTGGCGACCCCGCCGAATATGGTAGTCAGCAGTGAACTGATGCGTACCGGCATGGCCGGGTTCAGCTTTTTCAGCGTCACGCCGATTGGCGTGGTGGTGTTGTTGATCGGTATCGCGTATATGCTGGTGGCCCGTTTTTGGCTGACCGTGACGGACAGCGATAACCCCAAGGAAGGGTGGAAGCGCAAAACGTTTCGTGACCTGATCCGGGAATATCGATTGACCGGACGCGCGCGCCGGCTGGCGATTCGCACCGGCTCGCCGCTGATTGGTCAGCGGCTGGATGATTTGCAATTACGCCAGCGCTACGGCGCCAACGTGGTGGGGATTGAGCGCTGGCAGAAATTCCGGCGCATTATGGTGAGCGTCAGCGGCAATAGCGAATTGCGCCTGAATGATGTGCTGTTGATCGATATGTCGGCATCAGACGTGGATCTGCGCGAGTTCTGCGCCACCCAGCGCCTGGAGCCGATGGTGCTGCGCGGTGAGTATTTCTCTGAACAGGCGCGGGATGTGGGGATGGCGGAAGTGTCGCTGATCCCTGATTCCGGACTGTTGGGCAAAACGTTGCAGGAGGCGTCGTTTCGCAGCCGCTATGGATTGACGGTGGTGGGCATTCGCCGGGACGGCGAGGCGCTGGAAGGCACGCTGGCTGATGAAGCGTTAAAGCTGGGGGATATTTTACTGGTGATCGGCGACTGGAAAAATATCCGTCTGCTACACCAGCACAAGCACCACTTTATTGTGCTCAACCTGCCGGCGGAAGTGGATGAAGTGGCGCCAGCCAGCAATCAGGCGCCGCATGCGCTGTTTTGTCTGGCGCTGATGGTGGCGATGATGCTTACCGATGAAATCCCTAACGCCATCGCCGCGCTGATCGCCTGCCTGTTGATGGGGCAGTTTCGCTGCATCGACATGGAAAGCGCCTACCGTGCCATGCACTGGCCGAGCCTGATCCTGATTGTGGGCATGATGCCGTTTGCGCTGGCGTTGCAGCAAACCGGCGGCGTAGCATTGGTCGTCAAAGGGTTGATGGAAATCGGCGGCGATGCCGGTCCACATATGATGTTGGTGTGCTTGTTCCTGCTGTGCGCGCTGACGGGGTTGTTCATTTCCAACACGGCGACGGCGGTGCTGATGGCACCGATTGCCATCGCGGCGGCGGAGCAGATGCAGGTTTCGCCGTATCCTTTTGCGATGATTATCGCCATTGCCGCTTCTGCCGCGTTTATGACGCCGGTTTCTTCGCCGGTGAATACGTTGGTACTGGCGCCCGGCGGGTATCGTTTCAGTGATTTTGTTCGGGTTGGGGTGCCGTTCACGCTGTTGGTGATGGGCGTCAGCGTGGTGATGGTGCCGTGGCTGTACCCATTTTGA
- the yfbR gene encoding 5'-deoxynucleotidase produces the protein MVQSHFFAHLSRLKLISRWPLMRNVRTENVSEHSLQVAFVAHALAVIKNRKFNGNLNVGRIALLAMYHDVSEVLTGDMPTPIKYYNAQIAHEYKKIEKIARHNLIAMLPAELQQDFSPLLDESHISEEEHAIVKQADALCAYLKCLEELSAGNNEFLLAKARLEKTLQQRQSPEMDYFMTVFIPSFSLSLDEISQESPL, from the coding sequence ATGGTTCAAAGTCACTTCTTCGCCCATTTATCCCGCCTGAAACTGATTAGCCGCTGGCCGCTGATGCGCAATGTCCGGACCGAAAATGTCTCCGAGCACAGCCTGCAGGTGGCGTTTGTCGCTCATGCCCTCGCGGTGATCAAAAACCGCAAATTCAACGGCAACCTCAATGTGGGCCGCATTGCCCTGCTGGCGATGTACCATGACGTCAGTGAAGTGCTGACCGGCGACATGCCCACCCCCATCAAGTATTACAACGCGCAGATTGCCCACGAATACAAAAAGATCGAAAAGATTGCCCGCCATAATCTGATTGCGATGCTACCTGCCGAACTGCAGCAGGATTTCAGCCCGCTGCTGGATGAATCCCATATCAGCGAAGAAGAGCACGCCATCGTGAAACAGGCGGATGCGCTTTGCGCGTACCTGAAGTGTCTGGAAGAACTGTCGGCCGGCAATAACGAATTTTTGCTGGCCAAAGCCCGGCTGGAAAAAACGCTCCAGCAGCGCCAGAGTCCGGAAATGGACTATTTCATGACGGTGTTTATTCCAAGCTTCAGCCTGTCGCTGGATGAAATCAGCCAGGAGTCGCCGCTTTAG